The Lasioglossum baleicum chromosome 7, iyLasBale1, whole genome shotgun sequence genomic sequence TGCCACGCGGACGGAAGATgttgatattatcgatttccGTTAGCCACATTACTTTTGTGTATCGCCAACTCAGCAAAATTTTCGTTATCACTCTTAATTACCGCcttaaaagattttaaatattcattaacaGTGTCAACACCAACGTTAATTTCATGGAAGACACGTACGAGTACAACTCTAAATATATCGACGCCCTTGAATATTAAGCTTATTGTGtattagaaatttaaaaatcggaTCAATCACGCTAATAAGCATATATAGGTATTTATATGTGTAACATACCTTTTTATTATCTCATAATAGGTGAAAATTACTAAGATTCGCGTAAGTGTGTCAACCTCTTAGCATATATAATCACTTTAATGCGTGTAAATGTCTATCaatgtctataaataaatacttgTCTTGATTTCTATTCCTACAATCACCAACCTAAATACAAAAAAGGCTTGTTCTTTACACTAAAATAGATATTCACGATATTTTCCAATGTAACGCACAATATGCATCGTAAATAACGGTAAAACCATcgtgaaataatttaaaaattcatgagaatacatatatatatatgcatattcgacatttttgtatatttatttcCTTTTGCAATTTTGTAATATCACAGAGATATAAATGTTGAAATTACTTTTGCCATTAATTATCATTTTTACCTGAGATACTTCCTATTAcgtatatataaatgtatatattcatgcaaattaatttaaatttttggaGGTATCGGTGCTGATTGGGTGTTTACGACAGTTTACGACACCTGTTTACACATGCCGTTGTTTGTTGAGATTTAGTAAATAACGCGATAGGTGTCTCCATATATAATCATTACACATGCgcataaaatatatacatatattttgtctTGTACAATAATGTGCTTGTAATgtgtatatactatatatacatatatgcagaattacttatttatttatttgcagtTTATTTTAACGTGGTCGCGTTAACAGCGAGGTCATTATAGCGACCACGTATGGGAATTaagatttttccttttttcataTATTGTTTACTGTAAAAAAAATCCGCAATAGAGAAGATTGGAATAATAATGTTGGTCGTTCGTATTATGATACGTGATGATACGTTCGTATATACTGCCCACCTGCATAAAAGGGCGACATGTCTAACGGTTGGCCAACCAATATTGCATCCAAGTAATCCAAGTTGCATCCTACTAGGGTAATGAATAAACcgatttattcgttattcgaaactCTCTGTTCGAAATAACTTTGATGCTGTGTAAACAATGCTCTTCTTTGTTGAAAAAGAGACATCTGAAGCGAATGAAGATCTGATTGGCGAAATGACAATGTAAACGAATCAGATTATAAACCGGTAGGGTAGGGTCTCCTCTTGCCCCTGTTCCGTCGCGCGTGCCTTCTTCCTAACAGCAGATGATAAGAGTCATGTATCATTTCGTTTACTATACGTATACGTTGTAACACAATGCAATACCGAAAAGGACaaaaaatttctcttcattCTAATTGGATAACGACTCGCTATGGCGATAATACTATCTTTTTTAGGGATTACAGAGTAAGAATGCGAACATTTGTTTTTACAATATTGCCTCTTTTAGATACATATCAATGTCTATATACCATATACCATATCTACCTACACAGATAGGCAAATTTGCAATGTCACTATGCACATCATTGAATGAGATATTTGACATTGGACTGGTTTTTTCACGCAAGCGTGTTCAACGCAGTACCGTAatctatatctatatatatatattgttaggGAATAGTATAATGTGCCTGCGCAGttttttttagatgcgcctGCGCTGTTTGTTTTTAGATGTGCCTACGCAGTTTCTTTTttagatgcgcctgcgcagtggaaggggaaaaggaggagaatgTGTTAGTGTGAAACAGTGATGCCAGACCGTGCCGTCACGTGCCGTGGTACCACGTGGTACTGTGGTTCTAAACCATTATTCTAAACCATACCCtgccatacccccaccatagcctactactGCCCCTACGGTGTGAGAGCAGTACtcagcagtgatgccagagctgtggtactgtggtactaaaccatacccccaccatagcctactattgcccctccgtcgtgttccaacgcgcccgcgcgctacactcaccagcgtatcactctactgtatccgtagaggtacgctggtgagtgtagcgcgcgggcgagttggaaaacaacgtaggggcaatggtaggctatggtgggggtatggtttagtaccacagtaccacagctctggcatcactggtactCAGCAGTACTGCACGTGCTTCGATTGGGGATCATTGGGGATACCTTTTCTCGCGCATACGCGGTGATTTCAACCTCAGTAACGTAaccttctcgataaaatggggttccttgagcaccccgcagaatttaaaaaaatttatatgatttgattctgaaaaatgaatgtataacaagtgtatttttgtatattttgtaactcgtaggacacgtcctggagtctttttgtccagtaagattatttcggtagattcccgccaatataatagctgcctcagggctctggccgctttGCAACCCAATAGTGGACACGTTactgttttctcgcgcatgcgcgagaaaaggtatccccaatcgaagcactgtgTGAGTGTGAGAGCTACTGAGAGCCGTTTGGCTCTTTGTTTGGCTCTCATCTGGCGACGGCGACACTGATTATTAGCacgaagaaaaaattttatactcCATTCGCATTACGTGCATTTAATATGATTTGGCGGGAACAAACATACGTGCACTTCCTTCGTTTAACGTAATACTCCAGGATACTCTCGGTGTATATTAGGTCCAttgtgtatattgtatataaatcTATGTGACGTCACATAAACCTTACGATAGGGTTTTCTCTGGTTTTCTCCTGGCATACTGGCATCTCTGCTGTAACAGCTGATTTATCAAAATGGATGTTAAAAGACAAGACAGTttacgtaaaaataaaaaacgaaaAGTTCATCAAATTAAAGAAGAATCAAAACAAAGTTGGAGTAATACGGATAAACGAACACTATTAGAAGCTCTTAAAAAATACGGAGATGAAAATATCCTTGCGATATCAGAAATGTTACCTCACATATCTcctgtaaatattaaattgaaaatatctgaATATTCAGATTTAGCAAGTATCTCCCAAGAAAATGAATTAGACAAATGGTTGAATTACGGTATATACGAACCTGGAGATAGTTTAATACCAGAAGCATTGTTATTTATAAGCTTATTCGAAGGTCAACCATCGCCAGTGGATGCAGATGGATATGATTTCAGGtatcaacattttttcatattatatcgaTCACCTCTTATTGTTCAATTGTAACATTAATTGTACAGTGTGTCCTATGAATTCTGTCCAGTTGAATATCTTGGTTATTTCGAACAATACGAGAAAATGGGTACGAATGGCAAGTGGAGGTATAATACAGAAGGTATAG encodes the following:
- the LOC143211034 gene encoding uncharacterized protein LOC143211034 isoform X2 encodes the protein MDVKRQDSLRKNKKRKVHQIKEESKQSWSNTDKRTLLEALKKYGDENILAISEMLPHISPVNIKLKISEYSDLASISQENELDKWLNYGIYEPGDSLIPEALLFISLFEGQPSPVDADGYDFS
- the LOC143211034 gene encoding uncharacterized protein LOC143211034 isoform X1 → MDVKRQDSLRKNKKRKVHQIKEESKQSWSNTDKRTLLEALKKYGDENILAISEMLPHISPVNIKLKISEYSDLASISQENELDKWLNYGIYEPGDSLIPEALLFISLFEGQPSPVDADGYDFRAIYNFLYHLCLEESPSDLSENDLSLLCSSLSNIEDRVWPNQKKDILAHAGRANSKMNIKKVYQGKTTHSL